TTAACTTTGAGCAAATATTGCCTTATCTTTATATTCACTTAAAGTGTATATGATACATTTGGACAGAAGCCTTGCGTGCAAATTATTATCTCTCCATTATGGCATGACTTAAGGTTACCCAATCCATCAAAATCTGTCACTCTTAAAAAACAAATACTGGTCTGATTTTACTGCATATTAGAGGAGAAAACAACATGGTCACTGAAAATTTGTCTCTGCATGTTTATAACTGGACCTGCGTACACGAAAAGAGTTTCCTTTTGATCATTAATTCAGAGTGGAAAATGTGACATGATTTCAAGTACTTGTAAGCAGTAATTAACAGGATCAAGAAGcactttacatttataaaatgttttttaatcatcttAATATTGAATCTCAATGACCTGTTTTCTGGGAGAAAACATGAAAGGAAACCTTTGGTTTGTAGAGAAAAAAAGATCTGTTAGAGTAAATTGGCAGATGTGAGGAGCATTGGGTTTCAGCTTAGTGATATAACACTGGCTTGTTTGGTGCTCTCACAGGACCCTGTTGTGTCTTAAAATATCCTGAGTAAAACTTTTACTGCAAAACCTGCATCACCTAAAGGCATCCTGTCCTGATGTTTATCATTAAGCACATGTCTAGTTAAAAGTAAATGAGTTAATCCTTAAGTGTGTACTAGGTCTCAGCAAATTTCAGAATTGGAAGACTTTCTTTCTATACAGTTGGAATTCAATTATAGATGAACCAGCCTTAGATGAAACAACTCTGATTTGATCTAAACTTTTACCACTTTTACCACTGCATTTACATTGTAATTAGCCCTGAATTAGTGTATTAATAAAATGGGTTTCAATAAAATGGCTAATAATATCTGAAATACAATAATAACTGTACAAACGGTTTTATGTATATGTAAAGCAATGAAAAGAAGACACAACTCACGATACTTTTACGACAGTGTCGGTGGCGGTAACCATAACAACAAGTAGATAACGTTTTCCGACAGAAAATGGCGACTTACGCATGAGGACGTGAAGTAAGCAAGAAGTGCTCGGCAATGACATTTAAGTCATTACTTATGTTATATTATTAGGCTTCGTTTCACTCCTGTTTTGGATTCAATGTTTGTGCCGTCTCAGTAAGAGGCATTATTGAAAAGCGATGAGTGGACCTGTGATTCAAGAGAAGGTTGCTAAACTGTTAAGCAGACAGAATGGAAAACCTGTTCTGAGACCCATCAAACCTCTGGCGCTGAAGAACGAGGTCGCCAGCCGCAGCCTAAGGAAGGGAGGTCAGGaagtattcatttaaaatctatgtaaatgtatgtgtacaaaaccTGTTCGCTGTCGGTTAATTTCTTGGGCACTTCTACTGGCCTGCTTTAGATCGAAACGATTACAGAATTTACCTTTCATCACTATTTCGCTGTTCATTATGTATTCgatttgtttaataaattatatattttatgcacatttttgaaatattacGTATAACACTTGTTTAAATACAGCGTAACTGCTTCTCTGTTTAGACTTTAAAAGCCGTacgtttaaaatattaatacttatTTAAACGGACTAGTTTAATGAACCTTTATATGGTATATAAAATAAGATCTAGACAATATCTGtttcatatttgatacatcaggcttttgtgGCCCAAGTAGTATGATAAAGTAAAACTGTAGCACATTCGAGAATGGGAAAAATACCTTTTTATTCAAAGCTCTAAACCAACCAAGTACATATAATCTGATGTAGTTGTTATCATTTATATGGCCAGATTTACATCGAACTACAATTTTAATGTCAACTAAAGTCGTAATTCAGTTtgaataaactatttttttaggCATGAAGATACATTAAGCGCTTATACATTCATTTAAAGTACTGTGATGCCACTCAGTCTTCAATTTAAAAGTTACTGATTGGCTAAACTAAAATTATATGCATGCACTAATTTTTGCTTTTCTAAATGGGACTGGAAATACGTGAAAACGTGAATACAAGTGATTTGCTTTTTAAGGCAACATCGAAAGCCAgctgtaatgcattattttgctAAACCCTTGAAACACACACTTTGTTACAGAGGCCACCTGTGTAACGGAAATGTCATTACTTATGGCTTGCTGGAAACAGAATGACTTCAACAACTCGGTCTGCTCTAAAGAAGTCTCAGCCTTCTACACATGTGTTGAAAAGGTAAATTAGGAAATCTTCTGTAAAACATCCTACTCGAGCTGACAGCAATTTAACATGGTTTTGATAATTACATGGGAATGGGTAATTAGGATAAACAACCAGATTTTCTCAGCAATTTCCTTATTATGGAAAACACACTTCCCATTTGCAATGCAGTTTCCTGTTAgagctttcttctttttttccacctCCCTCATCTGTTGTTTCCGTGTTTATGGCATCCTCACGCATCTAGTGAGATCAAGTTTCTATTCGCATCTCCCTCTAAAGCTTGAAAGCTAGTTGACTTGTATTAAAGAGTTGAATTAGAATAAAGTGCatgcaatatttatttgatttaacatTGTTTCCTTATTTCACTTGTTGCAGGCGCAGATCAAGGCCAAAGGAAAGCAGGGACCGCAGGGTCGACTTTTGCCTAAAGAAGCCAACACCTTATTAAAACGATTTCCCAACATGAGCAGTGAGATCTAGGACCAGTAATGCAGATTAGTCAAAGAGTGGACACTTTTATAATCTGAGGACTTTAGTCTGAGTGTATGACTGGGCCAGGCAGTTGAAGAGAACGGGTGTggaaaggtttttgttttttgttttttaaatgcaatgaagCTGTCACTGGGGCTCAAACTCTGCCAAAAGGACATCAGCGGGTGCTCACAAAGCAAATTAATTGCATTCGTAAGGTTTTGTATTAAGGCACTTTTGGTGATTACTACATTACTGCACTCCTGCAGGTCATCTCATCAGAGCAgtacaaagaaacaaacactggTTCCttcacacttaaagggatagttaaccctaaaatgaaaatctgtcaCCCTTTACTCATCttcatttcttcttttgtgttcaacagatgaaatgggtcatacaggtttgtaatgacataagggtgagtaaatgatgatagattttcatttttggttgaaagtGTCCCATTTTGTAATTGGAGTTATTGATGTTTGACAAAACCATTGTTACTTCTCATATAACCTGAatgttattatattgttttttttggtaCTACTTTTTGAAATCTCCCCTGCATAATTGAGCTGTGATCTGTAAAACccagcagtttatttattttacaaattttcttCCTGTTTGGTGCTGTGTCCACAATATAATTAGTCTCAGCCATTTTCAATTATCAGAAAACGGAGATCAAGGGAGAAGTACTCCGTGCTGGATCACATTACATGCCAGAACACAGTGTATTGAATTTGACCACAAGAGCTCGGCGATGAAGATATAAATAACTCATTATTAAACATATTAACTTACAAGGAATTCACTTTCTGTGCAGATGTTATTTATCACGGTTTGTTTGATTGGTATGAAATGTTGTTAAACATTGCGACCATGAATTAGTTCGGTTCCCTTAACCTTGGCCATCCTGTGATAACACAGCCCACCATTTCCTTAGGCTGATTATCAAGAGTTGTGGGAAGCATAATGTGTTTAGACCCCAAAGGAAATGCTGTCTGCTGTAAGTCTAAACTTTGCTCAATCACATTGTAATGTTGCACAGTTGTCAACatcacaaacttaaaaaaagaaaaggaaaaaaaaaaagaataaagtaaCAATGAACAGCCAAAATAGTTTAGGATAATACTAAAAAAAGCTACAGCAATGAATGCAGAAAGGTGCAACCATGCCAAATGCCTTCCAGATTGAATCTAAAATACTTTATGGTGACTGCAGTGATGACCTTTGACATCAACCTGTAATATTTACTAGGCATTTGATGTTATATACAGTAAGCCGTTCCAGTCTCCAGTTCCTCAAGTATGTATATACCAGATTAACACCCCAGAAGAGAGTGTGGATGACTGCCAAGCAATGCAGCCACACCTCTGGGCATCAGATAAGAGAAAAGCAAACTATTATCATTTGTTTTTATAGCTCCTTGATGCCTGATAAAACATGGTTGTTTTGATAAAATCcacaaattcttacattttaagTATGACGTAAGCTTTGTGAATGACTTAAAGAGCAAATCCATCTCTTAGCAAGATTAGAAAAACTTTATTTCTCTTAATGTGTGAAAACCAACTACGTTTTAGATACAAATACACTGATACTATAGATATATTAATTTAAGTATAGGAGAATTATGTTTATCATATGAATAATGTGTAGTTGTGCTCCGGTTGAAAGGAGTCTTTGatcttttattaaattatgagTAGGCCTAAGTGATTCAGGTGTTGTTGACTTCTATTGAAGATGCATGAATGGTGAACGATGTGGAATGAGGTTTTCATGTGTCTGTGTACACAGGTGAACAATGCAAGACAAGATGAGCTCAACCACCTGTGTATTTAGGATcttgttttttaatgaaatattcataAATCACAAGTCTTTTAAAAGATTGTGCAAGTGGTTAATAATATCCACCTTATCAACACATACCCTTTGTCCAATGTAAGGGAGTTTTCAGAAGTTATTGGAAAGAACTGGAATTCCTTGTCTGTTTTATATTTGCCATGTGACCGCAAAATATCTTGATTTCTGTTTTTAAGCTTTAGGCACATTTTTGGGGGGGTTGCTGCACAATGGTCTGCTGAGTTATTCAAATATCCACtcaaaatacatttcatacagataataactttttttaatggatgtgtTTTATATTTCTGATCTAATATAGGTCCTGCACAATACAATCTCATTTAAATTTCCAAAATGCTGGCTACAATATCGCTCTATTTTTTATGATTTGCTTATGTCCCATTGattgttaggtttaggggcagaatTTAATGTTTAGACACAACCTGAAAGTCCAGTTATGATATTTTGATGCggtcataaaagaaaaaagaaaaaacttatgATGAATTACAATGAGCAGATCAATTGCTCACAAGAGCTATTTTGaagggtgaattttcattttatatcaacttctgtgctatatatatatatatatatatatgcacacatgcTCATCATAGTTGATTACTATTAAGAACGATGCCAATTAGACACTTTGCAAAGTTGTTTGGCCTAATCTTTCAATactatttattcagtaaattagCAGTAAAGCAGTTTTCTattctttactgtatttattgtaaaaagtAAATGTAAGTGTAAAAACGTGTGTGATTTTTAGCCAACTAGTATGAATGGCGATGATTACATTCACTACAGGCTTGTATGGCTATTTTCTCAATAGTTAGGCCTACTAGTGAAACTGCAAAATATAATGTTGGGTTTCTAATCCCAAGGACTAGTAACATAACCACAGACGCTAGTTAATTTAAAGCAATAATTgttaaaacggcttgccataAGGGGCCAACCTCTCCGCACTGAGATCCATAAATGTTTATGTCCTATAATCATCTGTAACTTGTACTGTGGTGAAGGCTGCTGGAGCGGGTCTCTTCTTTCAGTGTCACCTCACAGTGAACATAAACCTCAGTCAGACCTCAACATGGGAGGGGTGTCAGTCGTGTCGTTGGACTTTTAGAAGTTTATATGATGTTGTTTTGTTCTGTCTAATAATTTTCGTTGTTTCTTCTTCCGTActtacatttgtaaatattttgaggCGGGAAGGCGTACACTTTCCCTGTGTGCCCGGGGACAGCGATGATGGGACAGTTGTGCTGGATGTTCAGTCAATGACAGGATGGATATCAGCGGGTTCCTCTCTCTTGCTGCTGTCCTTCGCTTCTCTGTCGGTGTCTACGGCGAGGTGTGTAAACGCAgttttttgctttattgacacatgATTTCCTAGTCAGCTAACAAACAGTCAGTCTAGCTGTGatttttcctgaaaaaaatacaaagaacTCCTGACGTGATCTTGGGGTTTTAGTAGACAGGAGTTCAGACGGCTACAAATAAGCTGGTTTATAgactaaattagatttttttaattttaattatatatattttttcaactgtaatatgttttaaatgacaCAGTGCATTTTATACACGGAAATGAATTGATATCGCGCGCGTTATAACCCTTTGCCGCTTTCACTTGTGTGTGACATCAGTGTTTCGCTTTGTATCGCGTGAAAGTGTGTGGTAAATTGTTacagtttgcattattttgtacaGTCATTGTTCATCTTTGTGGCTTAGGCGTACTTTGCCCCGAATACATTTCAGCTCTTTAAAGGATTTAAGTAATGAGACAGACCGTGAGAGCTGTGGATATGCATATTTGCATGTCCCTTATGAATCTGTTTCCACAATATCTTGAGGTTGTATCtcttattgaagaaaaaaaattacacacaaaaaaaaaaaaaaaaaaaacactaatccaGCCTAAGTTGGTTttctggttttagctggtttaaaaTGAGCTTCAGCTGTTCTCCAGCTCTTCTAGCCTCAgggctattttaataaaataaacaaaacattaacgaAAATAACAGAACATAATATAATACTCCCTAACTATCTTGGAAAAATATACCTAAAATGCCTTGCGTATCATTGATAGATGCATCTGAAAACCAAAGCTGAACCCAATTGTCTTTGAATCATTTCGGGTTTTGGTATTAGGGTTTGTAATATTGTCAagaatatctaaaataaaaacatgcttttagtTATATATAGCGTTTTGTCTTGAGAATGTCAATAGATCTGTTGTACAAAATACAAGGAGGACGGGGGTGTAGTTTATTAGGACAATAGGGCAGTTAACGtatgcttaatgtttttttatttattttcttttctttgttactCTCTTGTTTTCTATCTCATATTTAATCCCTGTTGATGGGAACAAGCATCACACGTTACTCTCATCCTGACTACAGTACAAGCAAACGATGGGACGAGTGTAGTCGGGATGAGAGAAAAGCATGATGCTCGTTCCCTTCATCACACCCAGATCACACAGTAGTCGTCACATAATGGCTTGATGGTCATGAAAGTGTTCTTTGATCTCAGTTGAAGGAGCTAAAGCAAAGCTGCTCTGCACTATTAACTCATGTCTTTATGTGACGTTTCCTCATCGTAAAGCAACGGATACCTTTGATTACCTTCCTCCAGGGAGAAAAACCTCTGACTAAGGCTTGCAGCTGGTTACTgggatcaaaacaaaacaaatggtataaactaaaaataaagcttGTATCCTATTAAAATAACCCTTTTAAGTCATAATTCATGCCTAGTTGTCATACCTTTACAAAACTTATCAAAGTACAGTGATAGTATCACATTTCACATTATCACAACAGAATATGtttacatgctttaatgttcaaaaaacacattatttttcaaatactttaggtcctctatgccctggCTCTCTAAAAAACCTTCTGACAcgagcagtctgctctgattggccaactgacccagtgcgttgtgattggccgaacaccgcaagcactccttggaaatgtaacgcccctttccattatcccgagcttcatctttcaaaatgtaatgtaaaatgtaaagacCGTTAATAATATCTTTAGTTTTACAATCAGTTCAAgtccgaaaggggaacagagagGCGTGACAGATACAGTGATAAAgcttgtttgtgtttgcagtacacaagccacggacggttaagacagctgactctattgtgtgaccctctctctctatctctctctctctctatctctctcacatgGCACAAAAAACTTCAAATACTTAAatcaataacaaaacatacttccagttGCGGATTCAGAAGTGCCGGATTATCGTTTCCACAtcatgacgtagacatgtgggggcgtgtttaaacaagacGGGGGTGTGGCAGagttttaactttgataaagaatatctctttggattttagactttagtctttgcaactttacagatcttcgtcatgcaccaagagcttgtaacactccaaatagaaagggaaatttttaattgcatcatatgacccgttTAATACCTTGGTACTTTTCCTAAATATATAtgatacattatttacatttaagcatttagcagatgcttttatacacATACAATTGAAGACCATAAGCATGTTCATCAGAATGCATAATTGAGAAACAAGCTAGAGGAAAATAGAGAAAGTTCAAGAGAGAACTTCTTGAAAGATGTGATAGTGTCACCAGAGAGGAACAGGGAGGGTGAAGGTGCTGGAAGATGACTCCATGCCTCATTATGAAGGAACAACAAGGCATCATTAGCCACGTTTCCACTGTTGGGCTGAAAGCAGGCGTGCTACTGCGTGCCAGGGCCAGacgcatttccactgtcacttccggtcACTTccttcacagaaatacatttatttctgtgacaaaTTTTCAagcctgataaattaattcattttgcaGTATCACTTATAGTAAaccattgatgcttttgaatttaaatatttaacaaagcgtGCAAACAAAAGGCCGCTGTtgtcatgttcgttttgtgatcgcgcatgttccagtgatttatttcttattagatttctgataacttctcttcgTCTGTGAAATGATGGATTGCGTGATGTTGTTCATGAGAGGTGTGTAAAGGGcgggttttagtgaagcgcaACAGAGCTTCAGGCTCCACAGTGGAAACGCtgtgctattctggcctcggtgctactggcccggggctattaGCCCTGTCTGGCCCATTTTAAGCCCTAGCTCGCACTGGGCTGACAGTGGAAAAGCAGCTATTCAGTCACTGTAGACGAGAGGGAACAAATACCAATACCAAATGCTTACCCATTCATTTACTGTGGCATTTAAAAGTTTCTTCAAGGTATTTCAAAGAATACTATGGTacatggtcaaaaaaaaaatatgtccatGGTACTTTAAGTGAAAGAATGAACTGACTGTTCTTATTTTGTCTTCATAGGTAGGACAAAGTGCTGTGTACCTGAATACACTGCAGAGCTCAGGTAGGCACTCACTGCATTTacaagtctatatatatatatgttttgtttttgactatttcttaaaggttaaataaaggtgtaatcctttttttttttttaaatgagaattGGCAATACACCTGCATCTCTTCTGTGTCACCATTTGCTAGGGAAATAAAATTATGCCACCTAATTCAGACACACACTCATTTTTAGATTATCAGTTTAAATGTCACAGTATTTTGTTCTTGTAAAAGAGCATCTTTTACTTTGCTCAATGCTAAAACCCACATCCTTTCTTGGCACTATATCTTATACAACATTAACCGATGCAAACCACTCAGCTCTCAAGAGATACATTCGTCGATGGTTCCCTACGGCGGAGTTAAAGAAATACTCAACCGCAACAATTGTTCCTCAGACAAGATTGCTATGGAGAGAAACCCAATATTCAATGCGCTTGTAATATGAGTGAAGCACAAACATTTACTGATGACAGTGAATGGATGTGAAACAACTGTGGCATTGATGGGCTTTGAGAAGTAGTTAATTTGAGATTGAATGCCCCGCTGTTTTTGCTTATTACACGTGTCAGATTCATACTCTATGAACTTTAATGCTTTCCTTGTCTTCCAAGCCTGGGCAGGTTTGTGCGCTGACATCCTTAGGGCAGGGTTCTGCAATGTACTCAACCTTCTCACAGAATCGTCAACCTACTCCCAGATCATGCTGAGGCATTGTGAGATTCCTCCATGATTGCCTCATCTCTAGACTATTTTACTCAGACCAGCAGTCTATGCTGTTAAACCTCTTATATTTAGTCTCTTGTGGTACCACCAGGAGTCTTATTGGTGGTCTTTATCGTGCTCTATATCCGTAACACCATGGAAAATATGACTGGAACTCTACCCTGATGCTATTTCAGCAAATTGCCTTACTGTATGTCCAGACCGACATACAGCGTGGAACCTGAGCTCTCACGAGACGAGACATGAGTGTGTACAAGAAAAGATTCAGGACTGTTGAACTATTAACCTGCCAGTGCACAAGAATGGAAACTATTTATAATGtctaaacataatttattatcaaATGTTATGGTGTACAGAAGACCAATTATGCTAAAGCCATTAAAACAGTCAGCAAAGATAGAATTTCTTCTCCACAGTTTTGGCTCTGTGGTTTTGTATTATCGACTGCATATAGGAATAAACAATGACCAGTTAttgcctaatgttttttttttgttttgtttttatttatttgcttatgtctctcattttattttttttccatttaaataaccTTTGCACTCATTTAATCTTTGAAAAcatcaataatttaataatataaacatttcttacattatatTCCGATAATCATTATCCATAATTATTCGGTTTTGAACAGGTTTTTGGTTTGAAAGATTGTTAGACACTCATGGCATCGTCTTCTGCTCCATCTGCctggtttaaatcaaaacaaTCATAATGGATGGAGGTTTAAAAACGGATCACCTTGGAAATCCAATACTGTTCTCCGATGATAAACATGCTTTTTAATAAGATGGGGAATGATACTGTGTCAGGTCTTTTTCAGTACATTGTTTACAGTTATATTTGGAATAATATAGACAGAAGAGGAGAGTGTAATAGAGTTTCAGTGATGCTCCAGCTCTAATATGGTTAACTTGACCTTCAGCACTCATCTCTGCTCAATAAGTCTATGCTAAAGCAATCTACACAAGCAAAGACACGGTTAGGCTACGTGTCCGTGGGTGTAGATTCGTATACGTATGCAGGTGTAAATACTTTTCTGGCATTAACTCTGCAAGATTTTTGGCCCATAATGCTCAGGGTATGAGATGGTCTCAACTCTTCCTCCCTGAGGGTTTAGCACCTGCTTCTAAAGAGAGACTAGGGCACGTTGTCCTCTGTTTGATCTTGCACAACACTATCTGATAGCAGACCCATAAATTCTCAGGAGCTTTGAGTAAGATTTCTAACATTTATTTGAGGTGGAAAAACTGTTTTTACTTGCTTACACAAATTAgggatttaaagggacagttcacccaaaaatgaaaatttgatggtTATCTCCTTACCCCCAGAGCATCCAacatgtaggtgactttgtttcttcagtagaacacaaacaaagatttttaactcaaaccgttgcagtctgtcagtccaaaaatgtaagtggatgggaatcacggctaaaacatacaatataaatatatataaaaaaaacacacaaacaaaaccaaattaaaccctgctgctcgtgacgatacactgatgtgtaaagacgcaaaacgattggtctgtgcaagaaactgaacagtatttatattgtattttatctcggattcacgcaatgtccgaactgttagaactctcctgttGCGCTCGATCCTTCGCTGCCTGTACTGATTTAACGGTGTTTGATTTGTTGTCTTTGAGTTTTAAGTTCAGTGACGCAGGTAGTGACGATTCTCTTcggccaatcagtgatcagcagagtttacacgtcaCATTTTGGTAACGGTACGGTTCACTTGTAACCTAACCGAagtgatacaaaaaaaattatcaggtactgtacccagtggaaaacccccaAAAGTGAACCTTACCGTATCGTACCAAGCAGTGGTAAATCGTTataagtcacctacatcttgtaTGCCCtgagggtaagcagataaacatcaaattttcattttggggtgagctatccctttaatctGAAATTATGTGTGGTTTGCTTCTCAGTAAACCTCTAATTGCCTTAAAGAGGGTCTTCTGTAAGTATTCTTTAAAACCTAATTCTATTGGCTTTTACAAATGCCTCCAAAGCACCCTATGAAGTGACTACTTCTTTCTAAATATCCATCTCGTCTCCTGTCTCGGTGGATGGATTTAACATCTGTCTCTCTTGGACAGTGGGCGCAAAGCCCAGGGCTTTCTCCCTTTCTAGTCACATTTCCAGAAATGAACTAAAGGACAGACTGGCAGCATATGCGGAACAGCATAAGAATGTTGCTACTAAGTTATGAATCGCGGTATTAAATGATAGTTTAAATGCTCACAAATTAATTGAACAGCCCACAGTAAAGCGTGAAATTGGATAGTCGTCATTGATGTGTTTCAGGCCGCCTGCAACCCATAGCATTTATTAGAGAATCCTCTCACACAAGAGACTAGATCATGTAATTAGCTCACTGTGCCCCAAAGTGACAATATTTCCGTTTAATTTAATGGTTTTGATTAGAATCATTTGCAATTATTTGACTAATGGATCCAAGCAAGCAAAGGTACATTAGTAATCAAAATCATTCAGTAATAATTAGTTTGAAAATATATGGTGTGTGTCCTTGTGTCTTaacaacacacaaagacacagatACAAGACTTAATTTTATATAATGCTAAACCCTacctctaaaataaaatatttaattaaagtgtaaaaaaacatttaaaaagtcatttaaaaatatgtaaatatattatataaattatataataatttataatactatgtataatataataaaatatgctaACAAAtagaatatgtatgtatatatatatatatatatatatatatatatatatttaaaataaatgtaatatatttagttattttaaatattttattttaaatattatgacattattatttgtattatttcatttatattattatgttatttacaatataattttttttgttttattattatgcaaacacacacacgttgtaTAACACGTTTGGATGTGTGACTCATCATAGTGGGTCTTCACAGGTCTTGCTGTTCCAGCAGTGCAGTAAGCCATCATTAGTGTCTCTCTGCTGTCTCTGCTGTCCTCACCCTCCGCATCAAGAGGCAGCACTGCAGGGGTTTTCAGTGATACACAAaaagttgaaaaataaaaaagctaataagATCACCTTAGGTTTACACAGTTTGCACTGCCACTTTGAGTTAACACAAGGTCGTTTTAGGTCATGCTTTTGCATTTCTTTCATGCcaacaatttaaatattagttgACCTTTATTTGCCActgcattaaaatattatttttgctcTATCAAGGGCATACTCTTATAAGTGAAATGCTGAATTTGTCttatgtctttgtgtgtgtgtgtgtgtgtgtgtgtgtttcgcttAGGTCCTCTGTCCTGCTCTGAGGGCTTCACTGAGCTGGGATATTACAATGGATCTGTGTCTCAGACAGAATCTGGCTCTTCCTGTCTAAAATGGACTGACTTTCCAGACTACATGCTGCAGTACCCCAACCGTGGACTGGGAGAC
This window of the Carassius gibelio isolate Cgi1373 ecotype wild population from Czech Republic chromosome B13, carGib1.2-hapl.c, whole genome shotgun sequence genome carries:
- the chchd1 gene encoding coiled-coil-helix-coiled-coil-helix domain-containing protein 1, translated to MSGPVIQEKVAKLLSRQNGKPVLRPIKPLALKNEVASRSLRKGEATCVTEMSLLMACWKQNDFNNSVCSKEVSAFYTCVEKAQIKAKGKQGPQGRLLPKEANTLLKRFPNMSSEI